The genomic segment ATCCGATCTCGAGGACGCGCTTATGTGAAAAATCCGCAAATTCATGCAGATATTTTTTCTCGTTGCCTTCGACATCTTTTTGGATCGTCATTGAGTAACTCGCATTGCGCAGAACGTCCCGCAGGTTTCTTGCATGAACAGAGTCCTGCAAGAAAACCTGCGGGACGGTCTGTACTATCATTGATTGAGTTGTTTCATCCGCTTCACAGACGCGGCGACCAGGTCTTTCAAAACTTTTTTATCCACATCGTCTAACTTCTTGATGTACAAACATCCGACGCTGGTGGTGAATTTGCCGAGTTTCTTGAGCAGGTCTTTGTGCGTGTCGAATCCGCCCATGAGATAGAGCGTGAGATTTTGTTTGCGCGGCGAAAAACCTGTGAGCATCCAATCGCCTTCGCGCCCGCTTTTGCTTTTGTAGTGATAACTGCCGAAGCCGACGATGCTCGACCCCCACATCTTTGGCTCTTCTTTCGTGACCTGCTTCATCAATTTTAGAATCTCGAAAGAGTCTGTTCGTTTTTGCTCATCATCCACCTTGTTCAAAAATGCCGTCACGCTCGCCTTGTTGACTTTGGTTTTCAATTCAGCCTTCGCCATGTCAGCCTCCGATCAACTAACAAGATTGAACTACTTTAAATATCAATCATGAATATGCCAAACATACAACCATGTCACCCTGAGGGAGCCCTTCGATAAACTCAGGGTAAACTCCGCGACCGAAGGGTCTCGGATGAGTCTCTCAGAGATGCTTCGGGGCAAAAACCGCCCCTTAGCATGACATGAAATTGTTATCCACTATTCACATTACTTCAACGCCTTCGATGCTTGGTATGTTTTGGTGATCAACTCTTTTAGCGTTTTCATATCCACGTCGCTCAATTTTTTGATATACAGGCACACCTTGCTTGTGGTATGTTTGCCAAGTTTTTCGAGCAGTGGTTTTTCGTAATCGTTCCCCATCAGAAGATACAGCGTGATGTACTGCTTGCGCGGAGAAAAAGCGATCAACGGCATGTCGCCTTCGCGTCCGCTCTCGTACTTGTAATGCAACGACCCAAACCCGATGATGCTTGGTCCCCACATTTTCGGTTTTTCTTTCGAGACCTGTTGCATGATCTTCACCAACTCGAAAGAGTCGTTTCGCTTTTGCTCACTCTCAACCTTATTTAAAAACGCCGTTACGCTTGCCTTATTGACTTTGGTTTTTATATCCGCATTCTTCGCCATATCAGCCTCCGATTCAGTTAATCCATGCAAGCCAAACGCAATTCTCTGATCCTGCTGCGCCATCAATCAGGTTACTTAACCGCCAATTACCAATTACCAATTACCAATTACCAATTACCAATTACCAATTACACTATCTCTCAATCTCTAGTCTCCAGTCTCCAATCTCTTTTCTCAATTCTCCAGTCTCTATTCTCTAATTCTCCAATCCTCTAATTCTCTCCCCTCACCCCGTCCCAAACTGCCGATCCCCCGCGTCTCCCAGCCCTGGCACGATATACGCGCGCTCATTGAGGTGACTGTCAATTGCGCCGATGTGGATGTCAATATCGGGATGCTTATCCTGCATCGCCTTGATTCCCTCAGGCGCGGCGATGAGACCCACAAATTTAATTTTCTTCACGCCCCATTTTTTTAACACGTCTGCCGTTGCTGTTGCCGAACCGCCTGTAGCAAGCATGGGATCAAGAATCAAACAGACAGAAACGGTCGGTTCGGTGGGGAGTTTGTTGTAATACTCGACGGGTCGCAGTGTATGTTCATCGCGATACAAGCCGATGTGCCAGACTTCGGCAACAGGCATAAGTTCCCATATCCCTTCCACCATACCAAGTCCCGCGCGCAAAATGGGCACGAGTCCGATCTTCTCTTTCAACTCGGAGCCTGTCATTTTGGCTAGCGGAGTTTCGAATTCGCGCGGCGCTACAGCCAAATCGGCGGTGGCTTCGTATGCCAGGAGCGCGGCGATCTCGCGCACCAGTTCGCGGAATTTCTTAGGCTCGGTGATTTTGTCGCGCAGGCGCGAAAGTTTATGCGCGACCAGCGGATGATTGGATGCGTATACATTGGACATTGTATTCTCCTCGAGATTGAATGTTTCGATTATAGCCCCGTTTAATCAAAATCATTCTTTGCTAAAGATTACACGGATTTTCATGAATGTATTTTATTGTTCTTTTGTCAATTAATCGAGTAATAAATTGAACCACTCCCGAAACACATTGGGACATGTGAGATACGGAGACACTGAGCAAAGCCAATTAAAATCTCCGTGACTCAGTGTCTCAGTGGTTCAAAACGAAAAGGCAGGGTCGCTCGGTTAAATTCTTAATCTACAAGAAATCCGTGCGAAGTCGTGTAATCCGTGACTAGGGTTTGCCGAGATTTTGGTGCAATTGAACTGCGTCAACGTAGCCGCAGATCACTCCGTGCCTGCTTGCAGACCGAGCGTTTTCTCGGCGCCGCTAAAGAATAGGCTTCGGAACATACTCGTCACCTCTTCGGGAGAATGACGCATGTCTTCCTTGATCCACCAACTCACCACGCTGAGTAACGCTCCGCTGAAAAATGCCGCAAAGAATTCGATCGGCACCTCGAAGAGGAGGGGGATCGGGTCAGACTTCATCTTGTTCTCGACAAACCTGACAATCGCCTCCGTGCTGACTTTGCGAATGCGCTCGACGATCTTGCTCGCGTTGGCGCTCTTCAAAAGCAAGTAATAAAGTTCGGAGTGATCGTGAACGTGTTGAAACACCAGCAGGAGGGGCTGGAGCGGCTTGTTTTTTCCGCTGTCTTTTGTTGAAGCGGGCACCCATGCGGAAAATGGGACTTCTGACAGAACCTGCGCCTGATCGTAGATCGTCTCGCTGAACTCTTCCAACAGCAGGTCTTCCTTATCTTTGTAATGCAGGTAGAACGTGGCGCGTCCCACATTGGCGCGCTCCGTGATCTCCTCGATGGAGATATCATCGTAGTTTTTTTCTTTGATGAGTTCAAGCAGAGCGGCTCGCAAAGATTGGAGCGTGCGTTGCACGCGGCGATCCGTTTTTGTTTTCGATGTGGAGTTCAACATTGGCAGCCTTTCTTAGTCTTGACACCAATAGTCTATTGCATATAATAGACACTGTTTATTATCAAACAGTGTCTGGAATATACTATACTTTTCCCGAAAAATAAAGGAAAGGACTAACGCAGTTGGCGGGCAGTTGTACTGCCGCCACCGCAGTGCAACTACGGCGCAACAGGTTCAACTGAGTAAGTCCTAAAGGATTTTGAAAGTCGTGTCATCGGTTCGGCAATCTCCGGTTGAAAGCAAAGTCGCATCCTCCCTGATCGAACTGCGCGACGTGGTGAAGACCTACGCCACCGCGGCGGGCGATTTCACCGCGCTCAAAGGCGTCAACATGAACATCGGCGCGGGCGAGTTCGTTGGTATCGTCGGCAAATCGGGCGCGGGCAAATCCACACTGCTCAACATGATCACAGGTGTGGATCATCTCAGCGAGGGCGAAGTCATCATTCACTCAAACGGTTCGCCTGTTTCGGTGCACAAGAAAAAAGAAGACGAGATCGCGTTATGGCGCGGGCATACGATGGGCGTTGTGTTTCAGTCGTTTCAACTTTTGCCGATGCTCACGCTCGTCGAAAACATCACCCTGCCTATGGACTTGTGCGGCAACTTCAGTCCGAAACAATCGCGTCAACGTGCGCTCGAGTTGTTGCGCCTCGTCGAGATCGAAGAACATGCCGAAAAACTTCCCGCGCTCATTTCGGGCGGACAGCAACAACGCGTCGCCATTGCGCGCGCGCTGGCGAACGATCCGCCCATCATCATCGCGGACGAGCCGACGGGCAGTCTCGACTCGGTCACTGCCGATCACATCTTCGAACTCTTCGCGCGTCTCGTCGCCGATCAAGGCAAAACGATCGTGATGGTCACGCACGACGAGTCGTTGTCAACGCGATTCACGCGCGCGCTCCAGATCGCGGATGGGGAGTTGATCTCTCGCCCTGAGCGGAGCGGAGCGCAGTCGAAGGGCGATAACGATGCGGATTTGAATCCCAAAAAATCTTGGTGGAGGCGGAAGTGAGTCCGCGTCGCGCCAAGGGGAAGTCTGGTTCTAACCCTCATGCGATGTCATCGCCTGAGGCGATGATCGATATGCACGGGGTCGTCAAGCGATTCAAAAACGCGGCGGGCGAGTTCACCGTGCTCAAAGGCGTTGACCTGACCATCAATCGCGGCGAGTTTGTTTCGATCGTTGGGAAATCGGGGAGCGGAAAATCTACACTGCTCAACATGATCACAGGCATTGACCATCCGACGGATGGCAAGGTGGTGATCGGCGGCACGGACATTTACACGGGCGTGAGCGAAAGCCAGCGCTCGAAATGGCGCGGACGCAATTTGGGAATCGTGTTTCAGTTTTTTCAATTGCTTCCGATGCTCACATTGCTTGAGAATGCGATGTTGCCGATGGATTACGCCGACATGTACGACTTCGATGAACGACCCGCGCGCGCGATGGACATGTTGAAGTTGGTTGGGCTGGAAGAGTTTGCGAATAAATTGCCTATGCTGGTTTCAACGGGACAACAACAACTCGCCGCCATTGCGCGCGCGTTGGCATGTGATCCGCCGTTGTTGGTTGCAGATGAACCGACGGGTAACCTCGATACAAAATCAGCCAACATCATCATTGACTTGTTCGAAGAGTTGGCGCGGCGCGGCAAGACCGTGTTGATGGTGACGCACGATCCGTCGCTCACGTCGCGCACCACGCGCAACATCATCATCGCCGACGGTGAACTCATCAACGAGACGATTGCCAAATCCCTGCCGTGGCTGAGACATCGTCACATGATGGAGTTCACCAAACTCGCCGAAGAGCGGACGTATCAGCCGAAAGCCACGATCATCTCGCGCGAGGAGCCAATCGAAAATTTCTTTATGATCCGCAAAGGCGAAGTGGAAGTGGTGTTACACGACCGCAAGAACGGAGAGAACGTCATCTCGCGTTTGAAGCCTGGCGAATTTTTTGGCGAGATCGAACTCTTGCGCGGAGGCAAAGCGATTGCGAATGTCCGCGCAAGCGAGGAAGAACCCGTTGAAGTTTTGACGATAAAGCGCGAAGATTTCAAGCGCGTGATGGACGTGTCGCCAAGAACCGCCGACGCGGTTGGCAAGATCGTGCAGGAGCGCCTCGAGGTCCATCGCGCCGCAGACAGCCGCAAAGGCGGGCTGTTCTCGTTGTTTAAGAGGAAGTAAAGATTTTCTGAGTAACCATAATCGCCCGATGTCGTAGTAGCGACTTCAGTCGCTTTTTCGCCGCAATCAAACGACTGAAGTCGTTACTACGGTAAAACAATTCATGTTACTCACCTTGATCGGTGGTCGAGTAGTCCCGCGTGTGCTGAGCGGAGCGATAGCGAAGACGAAGCATCGCGGGACGTATCGAGACCACAAGTACGCGAACAAACTTTTGTAACAGAAATATTTTACGGCGTGGTGGTCTCGATACGCCCTTCGCTATCGCTTCGGGCTACTCGACCACCGTACATAAAAAATCGTAAATCTGAAATCGTAAATCAAAAATCGTATGAAACCTCGTTGGCGAAAAGTTCTGCATGACCTCATAGATAACAAAGCCCGCACACTGCTGGTGGTATTTTCCATTGCGGTGGGCGTGTTTTCGATTGGCGTGATCGCGGGCGCGTATCAGATCATCTCGCAGGATATGGGCGTGTCGTATGCGGCGAACGTGCCAGCCAACATCGAACTGCGGATGACGAACTTCAACGAAGACGTTCTCGATTCCATTCTCAACCAGCCGAACGTGAAAGATGCCGAGGCGCGGCGCGTGTTCAACATGCGCGTGCGCGTGCCAGGCACCGAAAAATGGGTGACGCTCGACATGAACGCGTTCGAGAGTTTTGAAGATAACAGCATCAACTTGTTGACCCCGCTCGAGGGCGCGTCCATCCCAGCAAAGCGCAAAGTACTGCTCGAACAAAAAGCGTTGACCAACCTCGATGTGAACGTGGGCGACCTGCTCGAATTTCAACTCCCCGACGGTTCGATAAAAACTTTGCCAGTGACTGGAATTGTGCAAGACACCGCCTCCGCCGCAGGGGACTTCCTCGCCTCGCCGTTCGGATACGTCACCATGGATACGCTTCCATACCTCGGTCAGCCTGAGTCGTTCAACCGAGCCTTGGTCACCGTGACGGGTGACGGCGACGACATTGCCTACGTCCGCGAGGTGGGCGCGGCATTGAAGGAGAAACTCGAAAACAACGGACAACTTGTCGTCCGTTCGCGGTTTTCCGAATCGCATAAACATCCGCTGGCAGATACGATCAACGCGGTGCTCGGCATCCTGTTGGCGTTGGGAATTTTGATCGTATTCCTCTCCAGTTCGTTGATCGCCAACACGTTGAGCGCGTTGTTGAACCAACACTTGCGGCACATCGGCGTGATCAAGCTCGTGGGCGGACAGCGCAATCAAGTCTTCGTGATGTACATTACGCTCATCATGGCGTTCGGAGTCATCGCGTTGCTGATCGCGGTCCCGTTCGGCGGCGCGGGCGCGTATGGTCTGGCGGAATTCATCGCCAACGAACTGAATTTCAATTTGCTCGGCTATCGCATCGTGCCGCTGGCGTTCCTGATTCAAATCCTCGTCGGCTTGTTTGTTCCGCTCATTGCGGGGCTCGCGCCTGTGGTCAACGGATCGCGTATCACGGTGTTGCGCGCTCTCAGCGGTGGGTTGGCTGACGACGAGCGACCAGCCCGAAGCGGCGAAGAGAAGCGTCTGTCGCGGCTGGATTGGATCCAAGTCAAGGCGACGCGTCTGCTTGCCGCGCGCGGAATCCACATCCCGCGTCCGTTCGTCATATCACTGCGCAACACATTCCGAAGAAAGAGTCGGCTCATGCTGACGTTGTTCACGCTGACGATGGGCGGCGCGATCTTCATCGCGGTCTTCAATGTGCGCGTGTCGTTGCACGAGTACATCGGGCAGATCAGCAAATATTTTTCCGCCGATGTTTCGCTGGATTTCGATGAGCCGTATCGTTTGCGAGAGATCGAACAAATTGCGATGAAGGTGAACGGCGTGGAGCGCGTGGAGGGTTGGCAGTTCGTGAGCGGTGAACTGCTCGACGCGAATGGGGACGTGATGGAGAATCTCAACATGTTCGGTCCGCCCGCGGACAGCGGACTCGTCCAGCCGAATCTTTTGGATGGGCGTTGGATCCGCGCGGACGATGTGAAGAAACTTGCCATCAGCGAAAGCGCGCGTAAATATTTTCCGAATCTCAATGTCGGCGATCAGGTGCATCTCAAGATCGAAGGGCGTGAAGAACTGTGGGAAGTGATCGGCATTTTTCAATTCATGGATCGCGAGGGCGTGCTGGCGTACGCGCCGTACGAATATGTTTCGCAGATGAACGATCTTGCGAACCGCTCGTATTCATTCAGGCTCGAAACGGAAGAACACAGCCGCGCCTACCAAGACGCCAAAGCCGAAGAGTTGGATAAATTCTTCCGCGATCAAGGTTTCAAAGTCCGCGTGGCAGAGTCGGGACGCGCGTCGTTGGATACGGCGGTGGAGAGTCTCGACACGCTCGTCGTGTTCCTGCTCATCATGGCGATCCTCACCGCCATCGTCGGCTCAATGGGACTCACAGGCACGATGGGCATGAATGTCCTCGAACGCACGCGCGAGATCGGCATCATGCGCGCCATCGGCGCAGACGATCGCGCCGTAATGCGGACGGTCATCGCCGAGGGCATCGTGATCGGCATGATGTCGTTTGCGCTCGCGGTGATTCTTTCCATCCCATTTTCGTATTTGCTGTCAACCATCGTCAGCCTCGCAATTTTCCAATCGGCAATTGACGTGGTCTTCACGTATCAAGGTTATGTCATCTGGCTCGCGCTGGTGTTGGCGCTCTCGACCCTCGCAAGCGTCATCCCTGCCCGCAACGCGGCGCGGCTGACGATCCGCGAGGTGTTGGCGTATGAATGAGGTAAACACGTAAACAGGTAGACAAGGAAACAGGTAAACACGGTGGTCGAGTAGCCCTGAGCGCGCTGAGCGGAGCGCTAGCGAAGACGAAGCGTCGAAGGGCGTACCGAGACCACAAGTATTCATGAAATATAAAGTTTGAATCTAGCCTGCTGGTTTCGATACGGGCTTCGCCCTACTCAACCAGCGAATTTATTATGGAAACAGAAAGAAGGATGCAATGAAAAACAAAACGAAAATTTTTATGATGATCTCCCTCATCGCCGCTTTGATCCTGACCGCCTGCGCGAATCAGGCGACGGGGACGCCTGCTCCTGCTTCGGAGAGCGTCGCGGCGTCTGAGGGCGTGATCGCCGAAGGGCGGCTCGAACCCGTCCACGCGGCGAACCTGACGTTTCGAGCAGTTGGCATCGTGGAATCGGTCAACGTGATGATCGGCGATTCGGTGAAAAGAGGCGATGAGTTGGCGCGTCTCTCGAATGCCAGCGTCGCGGAAGCGCAATTCCGCGCCGCGAATCTCGAGCTGGTCGGCGCGCAACAAGCGTTGGACTCGTTGAACCGCAACGGCTCTGCAAATCTCGCCGCCACATGGACGGCTTACATGAACGCGCAGGAAGTCCGCGAGACAGCCGAGCGCGAGTGGGAAGATTTGAACGTTGACTCCATCGAAGACCGCATCGAAGACGCGAGAGCCGACGTGGAAGATCGCAACGCCGATCTGCAGGACGCGAAGGACGAGTTTGGTAAGTACAAAGATTTGGATAAAGACAATTCCAAGCGCGTGACTGCCGAAGACGCGCTCGAAACCGCGCGGGAGGATTACAACGAAGCGATTCGCAATCTGGATGAGATCACGCGTGAGCGCGATACCGTCCGCGCCGCGTTGGATGCCGCGCTTGGGACCGAAGCCGAAGCGAAATATCAATACGAAACTTCCGCCAGCGGAGTTAACGAAGATCAACTTGCCTTGGCAACCGCTCGTTTGGAGAACGCGCAGGCGCAAGTGACAGCGGCGCAGGCGAATCTTTCCAATTATGTTCTCACCGCGCCGTTCGATGGAGTCGTCGCTGAGGTGGCAGTCAAAGCGGGCGAGCAGGTTTCCCCTGAGACTCGAATCGTGAGCGTGGCGGATACGTCCGCGTGGGTGATCGAGACGACCGACGTGACCGAACTCGAAGTGGTGAAATTGTCCGTTGGGCAAAATGTCACGTTCACTGCCGATGCGTTGCCTGATGTGACGATGAATGGCGTTGTCACAGAGATCAGCGGTTCGTCCGTGTTGCAAGGCGGTGACGTGATCTACACTGTGCGAATCGCGGCGCATGATGTTGATCCGCGCCTGAAGTGGGGGATGACAGTGGAAGTTACGTTCGAGCCATCGGAATAATTTCATTAGCCACAGAGAACACGGAGACCTTTGAGAAAATCTCAGAATCTCTGCGCGCTCTGTGGCTAGGTTTGTCATTTCCTGTCGGGCGGCTCATTGGGTCGCCCGTTTTATTTGCTATAATCCCTCCATGCCGAAACAACGCCCTCTCGACCCCGAATCGAAACCCGACGACCGCGTGGACAACGCGCTTCGGCCGCAACAACTTGCCGACCTCATCGGTCAGGATCAAGTGAAAGAGAATCTTTCGATCCTCATTGATGCGGCGAAACATCGCGGCGAGGCGTTGGATCATGTGTTGTTTTACGGTCCGCCTGGTTTGGGCAAGACCACGCTCGCGCATGTGTTGGGCAACGAGATGGGCGTCAACGTCAAGGTCACGGCGGGTCCCGCCATCGAACGCGCGGGCGATCTCGCCGCCATCCTCACCAACCTCCGCGCGGGCGATGTCATTTTTATTGATGAAATTCATCGCCTCGGACGCGCGGTGGAGGAAGTGCTCTACCCCGCGATGGAAGATTTCTCGTTGGACATCGTCATCGGCAAGGGACCCTCGGCTCGTTCTCTGCGCCTCAAACTGCCTCGCTTTACTGTCGTCGGCGCGACAACCCGACTGGCTCTCGTCACCGCGCCGTTGCGCGCGAGATTCGGCGCGGTCTATCGTTTGGATTATTACGACATCGAAGCCATGCGTCAAATTGTCGCGCGCGCCGCAGGGATGCTCAAAGTCTCCGCTGACGAATCAGGCATAAGGGAAGTGGCGAAGCGGGCGCGTGGGACTCCGCGTATCGCGTTGCGACTCCTGCGCCGCGTCCGCGACTTTGCCCAAGTCCGCGCAGATGGGACGATCACGCAATCCGTCGCGAAAGAAGCGTTGGACTTGTTGCAAGTGGACCCGCTCGGGCTCGACGATGTGGACCGCCGCGTCCTGCGGACGATCATCGAAAAATACAACGGCGGACCCGTCGGCTTGAACACCATCGCCGCGTCCATCAGCGAGGAACAGGACACGATCATGGACGTGGTCGAGCCATATCTTTTGCAACTCGGATTTTTAGACCGCACGCCGCAGGGACGCGTCGCGACAAAGTCCGCGTATGAGCATTTGGGGTTGGATTATGTGGAAGAGGGTCAGCCGAGGTTGTTGTAGGGGCGGGGTTTTCCCGCCCAGTTGTATAATGGCGTTGTATCGGAGGTTCGCATGGTCGTTACGAAGATCACTCAAAAATATACGTTGAGCATTCCCGATGAATATCGAAAAGCGTTACCTGCGGGGCAGGAGGTGGCGATCACGATTGATAAATTGGGACGCATGGTCGTCACTCCCATCGAGAAGATTCGCGAAGCGCTGGCTGAAAGTTTTGGGATGTGGGCGGATCGAACTGACATTTCCGCCGACTCGCTTAGGTATGTGCGTGAAATTCGCAAAGGATATCGTTTAGATTCGACGCGGACCGACTCGGATGAAACTGATTGACACCGATATTGCCATTGACCATTTTCATGGTCATCGCCAAACGTTCGAGTATTTCACCCAAACATTGGCAGACGGTGAAATTCTAGCCATGTCGGTGGTGAGCCTGACGGAGATTCTGGCGGGGATGCGCCCTGGTGAACAAGAGCGAACCGAGAAATTATTTAACCTGTTTCTCGTTATTGATGTGGACGAAGCAATTGCTCGTAAAGCGGGAGAGTACTTAAATCAACACAGAGCTGTGCGCAAGATGGAATTGGCAGATGCCCTGATCGCGGCAACCGCATTTGTTACGGGCGCTGAGGTGGTGACAAGAAATGTGAAGCATTATCCAATGGGGGACGTGCAGATCGCATCGCCGTATGAACGCGGAAGTTAGAGGCATGGATTCCGTTGCCCGCTACTTGATGCTCGGCGGAATTATCCTCTTCCTTATCGGCGGAGGCGCCTACCTCGCCGCGAAATTCGGCTTGCCGCTGGGACGGTTGCCGGGTGACATTCGCATCGAAGGCGAGAACGGCTCGTTCTATTTTCCGATTGCATCTTCGATTTTGGTGTCGGTGGTGTTGACCATTGTCCTCAATTTAATCTCTCGCTTTATACAAAAATAATATTGCAAACCTCCCCAAATCCTCCTTCGTGCGCTCGGTGTATAATTACCGCATAACGAAAGGCTATTTACTATGGCAACTCCACGCTTGGTTACTCCTGCTGGAAAAACAATAGAGCTCTCTCCAGAAACCTACAGGCAAATCCAAAAGATTTTGCGCGCTAAGAAACCTGCAATGTCGAAGGCGCAGCGTCTTCGACATATCGAAGCGACATATGGAAAATACGCGGGGAAGAAATCCCTGACACAGGCGCTGCTCAGAGAGCGAAAAGAGGAATTGGCGCGTGAAGAAGCCAAGATCAAGCGATTCCGATCATAAAGATGGCGCAATTTTTTGTGTTGGACGCATTCGCCTTGGTCGCTCATTTTGAGGCTGAGCTCAGTGGAGAAAAAGTAACTCAGCTATTAAAAGATGCGGGAGATGGGGAAATAAGTCTTGCAATGAGCATGATGAATGTTGGAGAGTTGGTTTATATCGTCAGCCGTGAGCAGGGAATCGATAAAGCCAAAACTGTATTAGCAGATTTGCAAGCCTTCCCGATTGCTTTCTATGATGCAACCGAAGAAAGAATCCTTGCCGCGGCATGGCTAAAAGCGAAATACCCAATTTCCTATGCCGATGCTTTTGCCGCGTCTCTAGCTATTGAATTAAATGCCTCTTTGGTTACAGGTGATTCTGAATTCAAAACGTTCAAAGAAAAACTCTCTTTGTTCTGGCTTGATCAGTAAGCGTTTGGATGCAGGGACATAGATCATTCAAACGAAATGCAAACCTCCGACTTCGACTACAACCTCCCCGAATCTTCTATCGCGCAGACGCCTGCTGAGCCGCGCGATTCGTCGCGCTTGTTGGTGTTGCATCGTGAGAGTGCAAAATTGGAGCATCGCATCTTCCGCGATGTGACGGATTACCTCAACGCGGGGGATCTGCTGGTGTTGAATCATACGCGCGTCATCCCTGCGC from the Candidatus Defluviilinea gracilis genome contains:
- a CDS encoding DUF1801 domain-containing protein; the encoded protein is MAKAELKTKVNKASVTAFLNKVDDEQKRTDSFEILKLMKQVTKEEPKMWGSSIVGFGSYHYKSKSGREGDWMLTGFSPRKQNLTLYLMGGFDTHKDLLKKLGKFTTSVGCLYIKKLDDVDKKVLKDLVAASVKRMKQLNQ
- a CDS encoding DUF1801 domain-containing protein → MAKNADIKTKVNKASVTAFLNKVESEQKRNDSFELVKIMQQVSKEKPKMWGPSIIGFGSLHYKYESGREGDMPLIAFSPRKQYITLYLLMGNDYEKPLLEKLGKHTTSKVCLYIKKLSDVDMKTLKELITKTYQASKALK
- the upp gene encoding uracil phosphoribosyltransferase, with translation MSNVYASNHPLVAHKLSRLRDKITEPKKFRELVREIAALLAYEATADLAVAPREFETPLAKMTGSELKEKIGLVPILRAGLGMVEGIWELMPVAEVWHIGLYRDEHTLRPVEYYNKLPTEPTVSVCLILDPMLATGGSATATADVLKKWGVKKIKFVGLIAAPEGIKAMQDKHPDIDIHIGAIDSHLNERAYIVPGLGDAGDRQFGTG
- a CDS encoding TetR/AcrR family transcriptional regulator — encoded protein: MLNSTSKTKTDRRVQRTLQSLRAALLELIKEKNYDDISIEEITERANVGRATFYLHYKDKEDLLLEEFSETIYDQAQVLSEVPFSAWVPASTKDSGKNKPLQPLLLVFQHVHDHSELYYLLLKSANASKIVERIRKVSTEAIVRFVENKMKSDPIPLLFEVPIEFFAAFFSGALLSVVSWWIKEDMRHSPEEVTSMFRSLFFSGAEKTLGLQAGTE
- a CDS encoding ABC transporter ATP-binding protein — translated: MNIGAGEFVGIVGKSGAGKSTLLNMITGVDHLSEGEVIIHSNGSPVSVHKKKEDEIALWRGHTMGVVFQSFQLLPMLTLVENITLPMDLCGNFSPKQSRQRALELLRLVEIEEHAEKLPALISGGQQQRVAIARALANDPPIIIADEPTGSLDSVTADHIFELFARLVADQGKTIVMVTHDESLSTRFTRALQIADGELISRPERSGAQSKGDNDADLNPKKSWWRRK
- a CDS encoding ATP-binding cassette domain-containing protein, coding for MSPRRAKGKSGSNPHAMSSPEAMIDMHGVVKRFKNAAGEFTVLKGVDLTINRGEFVSIVGKSGSGKSTLLNMITGIDHPTDGKVVIGGTDIYTGVSESQRSKWRGRNLGIVFQFFQLLPMLTLLENAMLPMDYADMYDFDERPARAMDMLKLVGLEEFANKLPMLVSTGQQQLAAIARALACDPPLLVADEPTGNLDTKSANIIIDLFEELARRGKTVLMVTHDPSLTSRTTRNIIIADGELINETIAKSLPWLRHRHMMEFTKLAEERTYQPKATIISREEPIENFFMIRKGEVEVVLHDRKNGENVISRLKPGEFFGEIELLRGGKAIANVRASEEEPVEVLTIKREDFKRVMDVSPRTADAVGKIVQERLEVHRAADSRKGGLFSLFKRK
- a CDS encoding ABC transporter permease, yielding MKPRWRKVLHDLIDNKARTLLVVFSIAVGVFSIGVIAGAYQIISQDMGVSYAANVPANIELRMTNFNEDVLDSILNQPNVKDAEARRVFNMRVRVPGTEKWVTLDMNAFESFEDNSINLLTPLEGASIPAKRKVLLEQKALTNLDVNVGDLLEFQLPDGSIKTLPVTGIVQDTASAAGDFLASPFGYVTMDTLPYLGQPESFNRALVTVTGDGDDIAYVREVGAALKEKLENNGQLVVRSRFSESHKHPLADTINAVLGILLALGILIVFLSSSLIANTLSALLNQHLRHIGVIKLVGGQRNQVFVMYITLIMAFGVIALLIAVPFGGAGAYGLAEFIANELNFNLLGYRIVPLAFLIQILVGLFVPLIAGLAPVVNGSRITVLRALSGGLADDERPARSGEEKRLSRLDWIQVKATRLLAARGIHIPRPFVISLRNTFRRKSRLMLTLFTLTMGGAIFIAVFNVRVSLHEYIGQISKYFSADVSLDFDEPYRLREIEQIAMKVNGVERVEGWQFVSGELLDANGDVMENLNMFGPPADSGLVQPNLLDGRWIRADDVKKLAISESARKYFPNLNVGDQVHLKIEGREELWEVIGIFQFMDREGVLAYAPYEYVSQMNDLANRSYSFRLETEEHSRAYQDAKAEELDKFFRDQGFKVRVAESGRASLDTAVESLDTLVVFLLIMAILTAIVGSMGLTGTMGMNVLERTREIGIMRAIGADDRAVMRTVIAEGIVIGMMSFALAVILSIPFSYLLSTIVSLAIFQSAIDVVFTYQGYVIWLALVLALSTLASVIPARNAARLTIREVLAYE
- a CDS encoding efflux RND transporter periplasmic adaptor subunit; the encoded protein is MKNKTKIFMMISLIAALILTACANQATGTPAPASESVAASEGVIAEGRLEPVHAANLTFRAVGIVESVNVMIGDSVKRGDELARLSNASVAEAQFRAANLELVGAQQALDSLNRNGSANLAATWTAYMNAQEVRETAEREWEDLNVDSIEDRIEDARADVEDRNADLQDAKDEFGKYKDLDKDNSKRVTAEDALETAREDYNEAIRNLDEITRERDTVRAALDAALGTEAEAKYQYETSASGVNEDQLALATARLENAQAQVTAAQANLSNYVLTAPFDGVVAEVAVKAGEQVSPETRIVSVADTSAWVIETTDVTELEVVKLSVGQNVTFTADALPDVTMNGVVTEISGSSVLQGGDVIYTVRIAAHDVDPRLKWGMTVEVTFEPSE
- the ruvB gene encoding Holliday junction branch migration DNA helicase RuvB; the encoded protein is MPKQRPLDPESKPDDRVDNALRPQQLADLIGQDQVKENLSILIDAAKHRGEALDHVLFYGPPGLGKTTLAHVLGNEMGVNVKVTAGPAIERAGDLAAILTNLRAGDVIFIDEIHRLGRAVEEVLYPAMEDFSLDIVIGKGPSARSLRLKLPRFTVVGATTRLALVTAPLRARFGAVYRLDYYDIEAMRQIVARAAGMLKVSADESGIREVAKRARGTPRIALRLLRRVRDFAQVRADGTITQSVAKEALDLLQVDPLGLDDVDRRVLRTIIEKYNGGPVGLNTIAASISEEQDTIMDVVEPYLLQLGFLDRTPQGRVATKSAYEHLGLDYVEEGQPRLL